In Chelonia mydas isolate rCheMyd1 chromosome 20, rCheMyd1.pri.v2, whole genome shotgun sequence, a single genomic region encodes these proteins:
- the SPATS2 gene encoding spermatogenesis-associated serine-rich protein 2 — protein sequence MEQSPPSVRPQPEQRNVSKSLFRSTASNQTSASLSPVLLEDVPVSSSNKKLGSNIEKSVKDLQRCTVSLARYRVVVKEEMDASIKKMKQVFAELQSCLMDREVALLAEMDKVKAEAMEILVSRQKKAGALKKMTDVAVRMSEEQLVELRADIKHFVSERKYDEDLGRVARFTCDLDAVKKSISSFGQVSHPKNSYSTRSRCSSVMSLSPSDPSTPECASAPSLPTASRRPPSSAETPAAGASTSSRPCQPHREVFQGNRRQGQGYRSQGQRHNGPSNPGRHDSTNRYRNGPWYQSGSRSQNSQFRPPGIAADPGQTHSTGTSGTGAASLASQPIPSAQVHPGAPTTDIKGLPQRKPRSSQPEEANS from the exons ATGGAACAG AGCCCTCCATCTGTCAGGCCGCAGCCGGAGCAGAGGAATGTCAGCAAGTCTCTGTTTAGGTCCACAGCAAGCAACCAGACGTCTGCTTCCTTGTCTCCAGTGTTGCTGGAAGATGTTCCGGTGTCATCTTCAAACAAGAAGTTGG GTTCAAATATTGAAAAATCAGTGAAGGACCTCCAGCGTTGTACAGTCTCGTTGGCACGATATCGGGTTGTGGTCAAAGAGGAAATGGATGCCTCCATTAAGAAAATGAAGCAGGTCTTTGCTGAACTGCAGAGTTG CCTCATGGACCGCGAGGTGGCACTACTGGCTGAAATGGACAAAGTGAAAGCAGAAGCAA TGGAAATCCTGGTCAGCCGACAGAAGAAAGCTGGGGCGCTAAAGAAGATGACTGATGTCGCTGTGCGCATGTCCGAGGAGCAGTTGGTAGAGCTTAGAGCTGACATAAAG CACTTTGTCAGCGAACGCAAATATGATGAAGACCTGGGCAGAGTGGCACGATTCACCTGTGACCTGGATGCAGTAAAAAAGAGCATCAGCTCGTTTGGGCAAG TTTCCCATCCAAAGAACAGTTACTCAACCAGATCGCGGTGCAGCTCCGTCATGTCCTTGAGCCCAAGTGATCCCTCCACCCCGGAGTGtgcctctgctcccagccttcccacagcaagcaggaggcccCCGTCCTCGGCAGAAACACCTGCAGCCGGAGCCAGCACCAGCAGCCGTCCATGCCAGCCTCACCGAGAG GTCTTCCAGGGTAACAGGAGACAAGGCCAGGGCTACCGGTCCCAAGGCCAGCGCCATAACGGCCCCTCCAATCCAGGAAGACACGACAGTACGAACCGGTACAGAAATGGGCCTTGGTATCAGTCCGGTTCCAGGTCTCAGAATTCCCAGTTCCGACCTCCAGGGATTGCTGCTGACCCTGGCCAGACTCATTCCACAGGAACCAGTGGAACTGGTGCTGCCTCCCTGGCGAGCCAGCCCATCCCCTCAGCACAGGTGCATCCAGGTGCACCCACCACAGACATCAAGGGGCTCCCACAACGTAAGCCAAGGTCAAGCCAGCCTGAAGAGGCGAATTCCTGA
- the KCNH3 gene encoding potassium voltage-gated channel subfamily H member 3 translates to MPAAMRGLLAPQNTFLDTIATRFDGTHSNFVLGNAQVRSAFPVVYCSDGFCDLTGFSRAEVMQHCCACSFLYGPDTSELVRQQIRKALDERQEFKAELILYRKSGTPFWCLLDVVPIKNEKGEVALFLVSHKDITDSKSRPGAESWKEGGKRRFSRAGAKGFNANRRRSRAVLYHLSGHLQKQGRSKHKLNKGVFGDKPSLPEYKVAAIRKSPFILLHYGAFKAGWDGLILLATLYVAVTVPYSVCVGAGSDEGLTAGRGPPSVCDLCVEILFILDIVLNFRTTFVSKSGQVVFDPHAIFLHYLTSWFLLDLVAALPFDLLYAFKVNVYFGAHLLKTVRLLRLLRLLPNLDRYSQYSAVVLTLLMIVFALLAHWVACIWFFIGQLEIESSRAELPEIGWLQELARRLETPYYLARKSCRSPANGTGPGGPPGANCSLTGNSWELLGGPSLRSSYLTSLYFALSSLTSVGFGNVSANTDTEKIFSICTMLIGALMHAVVFGNVTAIIQRMYARRFLYHSRTRDLRDFIRIHRIPTVLKQRMLEYFQTSWALHNGIDTHELLRSLPDELRADIAMHLNKELLQLPVFEAASRGCLRALSLSIRPAFCTPGEFLIRQGDALQALYFVGSGSMEVLRDDTVLAILGKGDLLGCDLSGQERVIKANADVKGLTYCDLQGLSLRGLGESLALYPEFARKFRQEIHTELSYNLGSAGPQADTSSLNSANPLLEDKAAEDALVPPPHSSAGPAQEPLEAPSSPQRPPGCPPSAVGAKLLSPRRGVLPRTRRLPPAAGPQALQLHGLPWMGPPDLSPRVVDGIEEDACGSDKSMFSFQVGPSGPDCSSPSPGPDSGLLATPLGPAELTGADAIEKLRQAVAELSGQVLQMREGLQSLRQALQLFLLSQPPAPLARPEGTASYTASAFPGATLLQPLRVETGIPAFFLHSSAPGPCLNAACPRARPAPPWAWGPPASHSSPWPGAPRTAAGGTDAELGASAAPAPVEPGSTWPAAGPRDPTAPTAAPASPAPHGPPTAETDPQGPPAPAAFPRPWDPPGLEMVLLGAPGVPCWPREDGTGM, encoded by the exons ATGCCCGCGGCCATGCGGGGGCTGCTGGCCCCCCAGAACACCTTCCTGGACACCATCGCCACCCGCTTCGATGGGACAC ACAGTAACTTTGTGCTGGGCAATGCCCAGGTGCGCAGCGCCTTCCCGGTGGTGTACTGCTCCGACGGCTTCTGCGACCTGACGGGCTTCTCGCGGGCCGAGGTCATGCAGCATTGCTGCGCCTGCAGCTTCCTCTACGGGCCCGACACCAGCGAGCTCGTCCGCCAGCAGATCCGCAAGGCCCTGGACGAGCGCCAGGAGTTCAAGGCCGAGCTGATCCTGTACAGGAAGAGCG GTACCCCCTTCTGGTGCCTCCTGGACGTGGTGCCCATTAAGAATGAGAAGGGCGAGGTGGCGCTCTTCCTGGTCTCCCACAAGGACATCACCGACAGCAAGAGCCGGCCGGGTGCCGAGAGCTGGAAGgaag GTGGGAAGCGCCGGTTCAGCCGGGCCGGTGCCAAGGGGTTCAACGCCAACCGGCGCCGGAGCCGGGCCGTGCTCTATCATCTCTCTGGACACCTGCAGAAACAGGGCAGGAGCAAACACAAGCTCAACAAG GGCGTGTTCGGGGACAAGCCCTCGCTCCCCGAGTACAAGGTGGCCGCGATCCGCAAGTCGCCCTTCATCCTGCTGCATTACGGCGCCTTCAAGGCCGGCTGGGACGGGCTCATCCTGCTGGCCACGCTCTACGTGGCCGTGACGGTGCCCTACAGCGTCTGTGTCGGGGCCGGCTCCGACGAGGGGCTCACGGCCGGCCGCGGCCCCCCCAGCGTCTGCGACCTGTGCGTGGAGATCCTCTTCATCCTGG ACATCGTGCTCAATTTCCGCACCACCTTCGTCAGCAAGTCGGGCCAGGTGGTGTTCGACCCGCACGCCATCTTCCTGCACTACCTCACCAGCTGGTTCCTGCTCGACCTGGTGGCCGCCCTGCCCTTCGACCTGCTCTATGCCTTCAAGGTCAACGTG TATTTCGGGGCTCACCTGCTGAAGACGGTGCGGCTGCTGCggctgctgcggctgctgccCAACCTGGACCGGTACTCGCAGTACAGCGCCGTGGTGCTGACGCTGCTCATGATCGTCTTCGCCCTGCTGGCCCACTGGGTCGCCTGCATCTGGTTCTTCATCGGCCAGCTGGAGATCGAGAGCAGCCGCGCGGAGCTGCCGGAGATCG gttggctccaggagctggctCGGCGCCTCGAGACCCCCTACTACCTGGCGAGGAAGAGCTGCAGGTCCCCTGCCAACGGGACGGGCCCGGGGGGGCCCCCCGGGGCCAACTGCAGCCTCactgggaacagctgggagctgctgggggggccCTCGCTGCGCAGTTCCTACCTCACCTCGCTCTACTTCGCCCTCAGCAGCCTGACCAGCGTCGGCTTCGGCAACGTCTCGGCCAACACCGACACCGAGAAAATCTTCTCCATCTGCACCATGCTCatcgggg CGCTGATGCACGCCGTGGTGTTCGGGAACGTGACGGCCATCATCCAGCGCATGTACGCCCGGCGCTTCCTCTACCACAGCCGCACCCGCGACCTGCGGGATTTCATCCGCATCCACCGCATCCCCACGGTGCTCAAGCAGCGCATGCTGGAGTATTTCCAGACCAGCTGGGCCCTGCACAACGGCATCGACACCCACGAG cTGCTGCGGAGCCTGCCGGACGAGCTGCGGGCCGACATCGCCATGCACCTGAacaaggagctgctgcagctgccgGTGTTCGAGGCGGCGAGCCGGGGCTGCCTGCGCGCCCTCTCGCTCAGCATCAGGCCGGCGTTCTGCACCCCGGGCGAGTTCCTCATCCGCCAGGGCGACGCGCTGCAGGCCCTCTACTTCGTGGGCTCGGGCTCCATGGAGGTGCTGAGGGACGACACCGTCCTGGCCATCCTAG GGAAGGGGGACCTGCTGGGCTGCGACCTCTCGGGCCAGGAGCGCGTGATCAAGGCCAACGCAGACGTCAAGGGCCTGACCTACTGCGACCTGCAGGGCCTGAGCCTGCGGGGGCTGGGCGAGAGCCTGGCGCTGTACCCCGAGTTCGCCCGCAAGTTCCGCCAGGAGATCCACACCGAGCTCAGCTACAACCTGGGCAGCGCCGGGCCCCAg gccgACACCAGCTCGCTGAACAGCGCCAACCCCCTGCTGGAGGACAAGGCGGCCGAGGATGCCCTGGTGCCCCCGCCCCACTCGTCAGCCGGCCCAGCCCAGGAGCCCTTGGAGGCACCATCCAGCCCCCAGCGGCCCCCTGGCTGTCCCCCCTCGGCCGTGGGAGCCAAGCTGCTGTCGCCCAGGAGGGGCGTCCTGCCCCGGACACGGcgcctgccccctgctgctggcccccaggccctgcagctccacgGCCTGCCCTGGATGGGGCCCCCTGACCTCAGCCCCAG GGTGGTAGACGGCATCGAGGAAGACGCCTGCGGCTCGGATAAGTCCATGTTCAGCTTCCAGGTCGGCCCCTCGGGCCCCgactgcagcagcccctcccccgggccaG ACAGCGGGCTGCTCGCCACCCCCCTGGGCCCAGCGGAGCTGACGGGCGCAGACGCCATTGAGAAGCTGCGGCAGGCG gtggCCGAGCTGTCGGGGCAGGTCCTGCAGATGCGCGAGGGGCTGCAGTCGCTGCgccaggccctgcagctcttcctgCTGTCCCAGCCGCCAGCTCCGCTCGCCCGCCCCGAGGGCACCGCCTCCTACACGGCCTCGGCCTTCCCCGGCGCCACCCTGCTGCAGCCGCTGCGCGTGGAGACGGGCATCCCGGCCTTCTTCCTGCACAGCTCCGCGCCCGGCCCCTGCCTCAACGCGGCCTGCCCCCGCGCCCGGCCTGCGCCCCCGTGGGCCTGGGGCCCGCCCGCCTCCCACAGCTCGCCCTGGCCCGGCGCCCCCCGGACCGCGGCAGGGGGCACAGACGCGGAGCTCGGGGCTAGCGCAGCCCCTGCCCCGGTGGAGCCCGGCAGCACGTGGCCAGCAGCCGGCCCCAGGGACCCCACTGCTCCCACGGCAGCACcg